A DNA window from Naumovozyma dairenensis CBS 421 chromosome 7, complete genome contains the following coding sequences:
- the MAM3 gene encoding Mam3p (similar to Saccharomyces cerevisiae MAM3 (YOL060C); ancestral locus Anc_3.168) produces the protein MSSPRTTPLQSTRLILIGYLLMLIPKIYSLPLTWSRMSSMATPSSSPAASPPPYEDTTDITTYGIISAILVVLGGVFAGLTLGLMGQDEVYLKVISTSGTPTEKKLAARVLSLISRGKHWVLVTLLLSNVITNETLPIVLDRCLGGGWQAVLSSTVLIVIFGEIIPQSICVKYGLQVGAFFSPFVLLLMYVMYPVAYPIATLLDYLLGEDHGTIYKKSGLKTLVTLHRTMGVERLTQDEVTIISAVLDLKEKSVKEIMTPIENVFTMSAATILDDKTVELIFNSGFSRIPIYLPNEPNNFIGMLLVRVLISYDPDDALPVSHFPLATLPETSPNTSCLNILNYFQEGKSHMCIVSKDPGSSQGAIGVLTLEDVIEELIGEEIVDESDVFVDIHQHIMRSQPGPLSKRHITSYLHHLYTDSHRKHQQDEANSLLEGPQEQQGSDNEEGSKKRSESQPLLHTPNNSHDVLKEGYSSTLKPSISIASPTGNGHTNHYRSRIFSTPSTSEFQQHNHSNLVLPSNLASNPLDIKKPFVTIKKPVENIQKLTDDENALLKKHAKLAHGAMEYASQSGEAVQVTTSMTTNTPTKDITTPANSSSRSWQSSDPKTDNKSINSPRRSPINKNVTTISSSYQSTKNGIVESVITVKGVPKTIIEPAHNWDDSSHLETTGSDRDNISQRLILQKSPSSQIDEISVSPNTSIHNESE, from the coding sequence ATGTCCTCGCCGCGAACTACACCTCTCCAGTCAACAAGATTAATCCTTATCggttatttattaatgCTGATACCTAAAATCTATTCCTTACCATTAACCTGGTCTCGTATGTCTTCTATGGCAACGCCGTCATCTTCACCAGCAGCATCCCCTCCTCCATATGAAGATACCACGGATATAACTACATACGGGATCATTTCTGCTATATTAGTAGTACTAGGTGGTGTCTTTGCCGGATTAACCCTGGGTTTAATGGGCCAAGATGAGGTCTATTTGAAAGTCATTAGTACGTCAGGGACACCCACCGAAAAGAAATTAGCAGCGAGAGTTTTATCATTGATTTCAAGGGGTAAACATTGGGTACTTGTCACTTTACTCTTATCAAATGTTATCACTAATGAAACGTTACCCATCGTTTTGGACAGATGTCTTGGTGGTGGATGGCAAGCTGTCCTTTCCTCTACAGTTTTGATCGTTATCTTTGGTGAGATTATTCCTCAGAGTATTTGTGTAAAGTATGGTTTACAAGTTGGAGCTTTCTTCAGTCCGTTTGTGTTGCTTTTGATGTATGTTATGTACCCTGTTGCTTATCCTATTGCTACCTTGTTGGATTATTTGTTAGGTGAAGATCATGGGACGATATATAAGAAATCTGGATTGAAAACTTTGGTTACTTTACACAGAACTATGGGTGTGGAAAGATTGACCCAAGATGAGGTTACAATAATATCGGCCGTCTTAGActtgaaagagaaaagcGTCAAAGAAATCATGACTCCTATTGAAAACGTATTTACAATGAGCGCAGCTACCATTTTGGATGATAAGACTGTCGaattaatattcaattcTGGGTTTTCACGTATTCCAATTTATTTACCAAATGAACCAAATAACTTTATTGGTATGTTATTAGTGAGGGTTTTGATATCTTATGATCCCGATGATGCTTTACCGGTGTCTCATTTTCCGTTGGCTACTTTACCTGAAACTTCACCAAATACTTCAtgtttaaatattttaaattatttccAAGAAGGTAAGTCACATATGTGTATTGTCAGCAAGGATCCAGGATCTTCACAGGGTGCTATTGGTGTTTTAACTTTAGAAGATGTCATTGAAGAACTGATTGGtgaagaaattgttgatgaatCTGATGTGTTTGTTGATATTCACCAACATATCATGCGTTCTCAACCGGGTCCATTAAGTAAGAGACATATTACGTCATATTTACATCACTTGTACACAGATTCCCATAGAAAACATCAACAAGATGAAGCAAATTCTCTGCTGGAAGGACCTCAGGAGCAACAAGGATCAGATAATGAAGAGGGTAGCAAGAAGAGAAGTGAAAGTCAACCATTACTACATACGCCTAATAATTCTCATGatgttttgaaagaagGATACTCGTCGACATTAAAACCATCTATCTCAATTGCAAGTCCCACAGGGAATGGACATACTAATCATTATAGATCAAGAATCTTCTCAACGCCTTCAACGTCAGAATTTCAACAGCATAACCATAGTAATTTAGTCTTACCTTCTAATTTAGCTTCAAACCCATTAGATATCAAAAAACCATTTGTTACTATCAAAAAACCAGTAGAGAATATTCAAAAACTGACAGATGACGAAAATGCTTTGTTAAAGAAGCATGCCAAATTAGCTCATGGAGCTATGGAATATGCTAGTCAATCAGGAGAGGCAGTTCAGGTAACCACATCCATGACTACTAACACTCCAACCAAAGACATAACTACACCGGCGAATTCAAGTAGTAGAAGTTGGCAATCAAGTGATCCTAAAACTGATAATAAGTCCATCAACAGCCCCCGAAGGAGCCCTATCAATAAAAATGTGACAacaatttcatcttcttaTCAATCCACTAAGAATGGTATCGTGGAATCTGTCATTACGGTGAAAGGGGTACCGAAAACAATCATCGAACCAGCTCATAATTGGGATGATTCCAGTCATTTAGAAACTACCGGAAGTGATAGAGATAATATAAGTCAAAgattaattcttcaaaaatctCCATCTTCacaaattgatgaaatttctGTCTCTCCGAACACAAGTATTCATAATGAAAGCGAATGA
- the NDAI0G02950 gene encoding uncharacterized protein, with protein sequence MSINTVPKNINNKGNLIIDNGDSGDKSTKVTTCSLINGGILKDTSGSLSVNKTFINSGYIWLGYVSRFDSLLTFEASKTGIQNSDTIDVSGTNVTVNVPNTGGGCICGDSISTDLSIDTDYSLYQTFWMESSGSCLIYHEY encoded by the coding sequence ATGTCAATTAATACCGTTCccaaaaatattaacaatAAGGGAAACttaattattgataatgGGGACAGTGGTGATAAATCTACCAAGGTGACAACTTGCTCGTTAATTAACGGCGGTATTTTAAAGGATACTTCTGGATCTCTTTCCGTTAATAAAACTTTTATCAATAGTGGTTATATTTGGTTAGGCTATGTTAGTAGGTTTGACAGTTTGTTGACATTTGAAGCTTCAAAGACTGGTATCCAAAACAGTGATACTATTGATGTTAGTGGTACTAATGTTACCGTCAATGTTCCAAACACAGGTGGTGGTTGTATTTGTGGGGACAGCATAAGTACTGATTTGAGTATTGACACTGATTATTCGCTTTATCAAACGTTTTGGATGGAGAGTTCAGGTAGCTGCCTCATCTACCACGAATACTAG
- the NDAI0G02960 gene encoding uncharacterized protein, whose amino-acid sequence MLMKSIVIRYIIGVLFQIITSIAALEISENTVIDNLATVTDDLTIDRGSYLLVTYDPSVSINSNNIVNNGNLCIGTASTTDSISINIAGSSLNNKGKLIIDNGPIGTASTLIKLATLTNSGYLRGRLNDGSDGLTVTDSFINTGYIWLGYSGNVFGSFTINPPNTGIQNSGTISFTDSNVTINFPVTGGGCMVGSTSRDTFAVNTDYSIDQTIYLTSTTTKSITILGSGKYIPVIRGVDAKTTFQFGRQVRKSNNTKSVISYNTTSGILTTWNVYGIMKLDIGTGYDATGFISGQVISGSCSTCYAPIISYSGIVPTAGTSRPSICDIEPDRTMALCPLIISSSSSALSSSYAQSSSSLVPSSSYLLSSLETSSTVLIPTSSSLSQQHTASKTIVMSSSQCVITETAMEYFSTLYNTTYSYITVATINEETTDTYITTSFSSK is encoded by the coding sequence ATGCTAATGAAATCCATTGTCATTAGATATATAATTGGAGTATTGTTCCAAATTATCACTTCGATTGCTGCTTTAGAAATTTCAGAAAATACTGTTATCGATAACCTTGCAACTGTTACTGACGACCTTACAATTGATAGGGGATCTTACTTATTAGTCACATATGATCCAAGCGTGTCAATCAACAGTAACAATATCGTGAACAATGGTAACTTGTGTATTGGTACAGCTAGTACTACGGATTCCATATCAATTAATATTGCTGGATCCAGTCTCAACAATAAAGGGAAGTTGATTATTGATAATGGGCCAATTGGTACTGCATCCACGTTGATAAAACTTGCCACATTAACTAACAGCGGGTACTTACGTGGGCGATTAAACGATGGAAGCGACGGTTTAACCGTGACAgattcatttattaatactGGCTATATATGGTTAGGGTACTCTGGTAATGTATTTGGGTCATTTACAATAAACCCTCCAAACACTGGTATTCAAAATTCAGGTACAATTTCTTTTACCGATTCAAATGTAACTATCAATTTTCCGGTTACAGGTGGTGGATGCATGGTAGGAAGTACTAGTCGTGACACTTTTGCGGTTAATACTGACTATTCAATTGATCaaacaatttatttaaCGTCAACCACAACTAAATCAATTACTATATTGGGCTCTGGTAAATATATACCCGTCATTAGAGGGGTCGATGCAAAAACAACTTTTCAATTCGGCAGACAGGTTCGTAAGAGCAACAATACAAAATCTGTTATTTCATATAATACTACCTCAGGCATCTTAACTACTTGGAATGTGTACGGTATTATGAAACTTGATATCGGTACTGGATATGACGCAACCGGATTTATTTCTGGACAAGTGATATCAGGTTCATGCTCTACTTGTTATGCACCAATTATATCGTATTCAGGTATTGTGCCAACAGCGGGGACAAGCAGACCATCGATATGTGATATCGAACCTGATCGCACGATGGCACTATGTCctttaattatttcttcatcatcatccgCATTATCGTCAAGTTATGCACAAAGCTCCAGTAGTTTGGTTCCCTCTTCATCTTATTTATTGTCAAGTCTGGAAACAAGTTCTACCGTTCTAATTCCAACTTCCTCCTCTTTGAGTCAGCAGCATACTGCAAGCAAAACCATAGTTATGAGTAGTAGTCAATGTGTTATCACTGAAACCGCCATGGAATACTTCAGTACGCTGTATAATACAACATACTCATATATTACGGTTGCAACAATTAATGAGGAAACTACGGACACATATATTACTACCTCATTCTCTTCTAAATAA